The proteins below are encoded in one region of Paeniglutamicibacter cryotolerans:
- a CDS encoding flagellar biosynthetic protein FliR encodes MEVSLPLATLEAMLLASLRVTAFIVVAPPFSHNAFPLRIKAMIGVGLALAVVPRTSAGYTSLETGPFLGALVLELITGAALGLLVMIVFSAVQAAGGLLDLFGGFQMAQGFDPQSMVNGAQFSRFFHFAALALLLASDGYQLVLAGLFRSFDVIPLGGGIGLDAVAYQGVAAVGQMFIAAVQIAGPLLVVLVLADIGLGLLTRAAPALNAFAMGFPLKIMLTLALAGTVFVVLPSVVSALVRQGLEAIGAVIGP; translated from the coding sequence GTGGAGGTCTCGCTGCCGCTCGCCACGCTCGAGGCCATGCTGCTTGCCTCGCTGCGCGTGACGGCGTTCATCGTGGTGGCGCCCCCGTTCTCGCATAATGCGTTCCCGCTGCGGATCAAGGCGATGATCGGCGTGGGCCTGGCGCTTGCCGTGGTTCCGCGGACCAGCGCCGGGTACACCTCGCTGGAAACCGGACCCTTCCTGGGCGCGCTGGTGCTCGAACTGATCACCGGTGCGGCGCTGGGCCTGCTGGTGATGATCGTCTTTTCCGCCGTCCAGGCGGCCGGCGGGCTGCTCGATCTGTTCGGCGGCTTCCAGATGGCCCAGGGCTTTGACCCGCAGTCGATGGTCAACGGCGCCCAGTTCTCCCGCTTCTTCCACTTTGCCGCGCTGGCGCTGCTGCTCGCCTCCGACGGCTACCAGCTGGTGCTCGCCGGGCTGTTCCGCTCCTTCGACGTGATACCGCTGGGCGGCGGCATCGGGCTGGATGCCGTCGCCTACCAGGGTGTTGCCGCCGTGGGCCAGATGTTCATTGCCGCCGTGCAGATCGCCGGACCGCTGCTGGTGGTGCTGGTGCTCGCGGACATCGGCCTGGGCCTGCTCACCCGAGCGGCGCCGGCACTCAACGCGTTCGCGATGGGCTTCCCGCTGAAGATCATGTTGACCCTGGCCCTGGCCGGCACGGTGTTCGTGGTGCTGCCATCGGTCGTCTCGGCGCTGGTACGCCAGGGGCTGGAAGCCATCGGGGCGGTGATCGGGCCATGA
- the fliQ gene encoding flagellar biosynthesis protein FliQ, with protein MDPNAVLDIGLAGLLVAAKLAAPVLITSLVVGFSISLFQSMTQIQEVTLSFVPKAAAVAMALLVCGHWMISEMMLFTHELFDKLPSLLQGG; from the coding sequence ATGGATCCCAATGCCGTATTGGACATCGGGCTTGCGGGCCTGCTGGTGGCCGCCAAGCTGGCCGCACCGGTGCTGATCACCTCGCTGGTGGTCGGCTTCTCCATCTCGTTGTTCCAGTCGATGACCCAGATCCAGGAGGTCACCCTCTCCTTCGTGCCCAAGGCGGCCGCCGTGGCCATGGCGCTGCTGGTCTGCGGGCACTGGATGATCTCCGAGATGATGCTCTTCACCCACGAACTCTTCGATAAGCTGCCCTCGCTGCTGCAGGGCGGCTGA
- the fliP gene encoding flagellar type III secretion system pore protein FliP (The bacterial flagellar biogenesis protein FliP forms a type III secretion system (T3SS)-type pore required for flagellar assembly.) → MSSPVIAHRLPVRLLILGACIALLVLALAVLGIPGAAPASAAPLDPGSTPGSGNGGVSVEINGPDGAPSSAIVTLIAITLLSVAPALLLMMSSFTKIFVVLAMTRNALALPTIPPNQVLAGLALFLSLFIMAPVLSQMNELGVQPYLDGTLDFGQALEAGVEPLRQFMLLHTREADIALMTRAAQMPNPATPADVELTTLIPAFMLSELRAAFIIGFVVFVPFLVIDLVVSSALMSMGMMMLPPVMISLPFKILLFVLVDGWALILTALIGSYRTGG, encoded by the coding sequence ATGAGTTCACCCGTCATTGCGCACCGGCTCCCGGTGCGCCTGCTGATCCTTGGCGCGTGCATCGCGCTGCTGGTCCTGGCCCTGGCGGTGCTCGGCATCCCGGGCGCCGCCCCGGCATCCGCAGCCCCGCTTGACCCCGGGAGCACCCCGGGCTCCGGCAATGGCGGGGTCTCGGTGGAGATCAACGGGCCCGACGGCGCCCCCAGTTCGGCCATCGTCACGCTGATTGCCATCACCCTGCTCTCGGTCGCCCCGGCATTGCTGCTGATGATGAGTTCGTTCACCAAGATCTTCGTGGTGCTGGCGATGACCCGCAACGCGCTGGCGCTGCCGACCATTCCGCCGAACCAGGTGCTCGCCGGCCTGGCGCTGTTCCTTTCGCTGTTCATCATGGCCCCGGTGCTGAGCCAGATGAACGAGCTCGGCGTGCAGCCCTATCTCGATGGCACGTTGGACTTCGGCCAAGCCCTGGAGGCCGGCGTCGAACCGCTGCGCCAATTCATGCTGCTGCATACGCGCGAGGCGGACATCGCGCTGATGACCCGGGCCGCGCAAATGCCCAACCCGGCGACCCCGGCCGACGTGGAACTGACCACGTTGATCCCCGCCTTCATGCTCTCGGAGCTGCGGGCCGCGTTCATCATCGGCTTCGTCGTCTTCGTCCCGTTCCTGGTCATCGACCTGGTGGTCTCCTCGGCGCTGATGTCGATGGGCATGATGATGCTCCCGCCGGTGATGATCTCGCTGCCGTTCAAGATCCTGCTCTTCGTGCTGGTGGACGGCTGGGCCCTGATCCTCACGGCGTTGATCGGCAGTTACAGGACGGGTGGTTGA
- a CDS encoding FliO/MopB family protein, which produces MDTFFLLLRVLVSLAAVLGLLFYLRKRLLPRFASAATGEVRIIERHGVGPKSSVVLLESGSKRYLLGVGEASVNVLDSYDAPEVQEPELPVSTGTGPRFALSLLKASGPAAPEPKHARAGFDQDAEPGLAAFDELLDPSRRSRRTVPGPLRPQATGVLAGSILSPATWKQAAEALKRSISA; this is translated from the coding sequence TTGGACACTTTTTTCCTCCTGCTGCGGGTACTGGTTTCACTCGCTGCGGTGCTTGGCCTGCTCTTCTACCTGCGCAAGCGCCTGCTGCCGCGCTTTGCCTCGGCCGCCACCGGCGAGGTGCGGATCATCGAGCGCCACGGTGTCGGTCCGAAGTCCTCCGTCGTGCTGCTCGAATCGGGTTCCAAGCGCTACCTGCTGGGCGTCGGTGAGGCCTCGGTCAACGTGCTCGACAGCTATGACGCGCCCGAGGTCCAGGAGCCGGAACTCCCGGTTTCCACCGGCACCGGCCCGCGCTTCGCATTGAGCCTGCTGAAGGCCTCCGGCCCGGCCGCCCCGGAGCCGAAGCATGCCCGGGCCGGATTCGATCAGGACGCGGAACCCGGCCTTGCCGCCTTCGATGAGCTGCTCGATCCCTCGCGGCGCTCCAGGCGTACCGTTCCGGGGCCCCTCCGGCCGCAAGCAACCGGCGTGCTTGCCGGTTCGATCCTTTCCCCGGCGACCTGGAAGCAGGCCGCCGAGGCACTGAAGCGGAGCATCTCCGCATGA
- the fliN gene encoding flagellar motor switch protein FliN, translating to MNHPPVSSPVLHSTALYTAAAQALAAMLPTEAPVTATLCSGPRPVMSSAGHGAGASFVGELSADVLVQVNAGLLGGTPGDTSALVSGADVLRPALEASTGVLGTGVLSAGPAIQDDALLGDGETVCFDLASAGELIGFFALRIRENAAPEAARATSDAERADVGARLGRINSVEMALTVEIGRTRMSVRDVLNLETGAVVELDRSAGAPADVLLNGRLIAHGEVVVMDQDYGIRITKILDVAEGLG from the coding sequence ATGAACCACCCACCAGTCTCCAGCCCGGTCCTGCACTCCACCGCGCTGTACACCGCCGCTGCACAGGCACTCGCCGCGATGCTGCCCACCGAGGCCCCGGTCACCGCGACGCTGTGCTCCGGCCCGCGTCCGGTCATGAGCTCCGCTGGCCACGGTGCCGGTGCCAGCTTCGTCGGAGAACTTTCGGCCGACGTGCTGGTCCAGGTGAACGCCGGACTGCTCGGCGGAACCCCCGGCGATACCAGTGCCCTGGTTTCCGGGGCCGACGTGCTGCGTCCCGCGCTGGAGGCATCCACCGGCGTGCTGGGCACCGGCGTGCTTTCCGCCGGCCCGGCGATCCAGGACGACGCGCTGCTCGGCGATGGCGAAACCGTGTGCTTCGACCTGGCCAGCGCCGGTGAACTGATCGGCTTCTTCGCCCTGCGCATCCGCGAAAACGCAGCCCCCGAGGCGGCCCGGGCGACATCCGATGCCGAGCGTGCCGATGTCGGCGCCCGCCTGGGCCGGATCAACAGCGTAGAAATGGCGCTGACGGTGGAAATCGGGCGCACCCGGATGTCGGTGCGCGACGTGCTGAACCTGGAAACCGGTGCCGTGGTCGAGCTGGACCGTTCGGCCGGCGCCCCGGCCGACGTGCTGCTCAACGGCCGGCTCATCGCCCATGGCGAGGTGGTCGTGATGGACCAGGACTACGGGATCCGCATCACCAAGATCCTCGACGTTGCCGAGGGCCTGGGCTAG
- a CDS encoding flagellar motor switch protein FliM produces the protein MTALPVRDPDEGTPRQTRPNAAEAVPYDFRRPTTLAREHARVLELAFETFARQWGTQLTAKVRVMSQVSLVSLCMQAYDDYVSLLPATTTMVLCETPGSGAKAKAVIQFPAAAALNWISHMLGSPGPSDIAERKFTRIEQTLVRGLMNEALEDLHYSLGTLLERPLSVDGITHNSQFAQAAAKSELVIAATLRVRVGERSTVASIALPAELLLPQLGDADTGPADGDTAGLLAQHLSGIPVDLALRLAPSAVTPGTILNLAVGDVLALPHPTHRPFELSVDGRRLGTAAAGTRSGRIAAVVVSTEENPA, from the coding sequence GTGACTGCCCTGCCCGTGCGGGATCCCGATGAGGGGACTCCTAGACAAACACGCCCCAACGCCGCTGAAGCAGTACCCTACGACTTCCGTCGGCCCACCACACTGGCCCGCGAGCACGCCCGCGTGCTGGAACTGGCCTTTGAGACCTTCGCCCGGCAGTGGGGCACCCAGCTCACGGCCAAGGTCAGGGTCATGTCCCAGGTCTCCTTGGTCTCCCTCTGCATGCAGGCCTATGACGACTACGTGTCCCTGCTTCCAGCCACCACGACCATGGTGCTCTGCGAAACACCCGGTTCCGGTGCCAAGGCCAAGGCCGTCATCCAGTTCCCGGCAGCGGCAGCACTTAACTGGATCTCGCACATGCTCGGCAGTCCCGGTCCCAGTGACATCGCCGAACGCAAGTTCACCCGGATCGAGCAGACGCTGGTCCGCGGACTGATGAACGAGGCCTTGGAAGACCTGCATTACTCGCTGGGCACCCTGCTAGAACGGCCCCTGAGCGTGGACGGGATTACGCATAACTCGCAGTTCGCGCAGGCTGCGGCAAAGTCCGAGCTCGTCATTGCCGCGACGCTGCGCGTCCGCGTGGGGGAGCGCAGCACCGTGGCAAGCATCGCGCTTCCCGCCGAACTCTTGTTGCCCCAGCTGGGGGACGCAGACACCGGCCCCGCCGACGGGGATACCGCCGGGCTGCTCGCCCAGCACCTCTCCGGCATTCCGGTGGACCTGGCGTTGCGCCTGGCGCCCTCCGCCGTCACCCCCGGCACCATCTTGAACCTCGCGGTGGGCGACGTCCTGGCACTGCCGCACCCCACGCACCGCCCCTTTGAACTGTCAGTCGACGGGCGGCGGCTGGGTACAGCTGCGGCCGGGACCCGCAGCGGCCGGATTGCCGCAGTTGTCGTATCCACCGAGGAGAACCCAGCATGA